The following nucleotide sequence is from Euleptes europaea isolate rEulEur1 chromosome 3, rEulEur1.hap1, whole genome shotgun sequence.
cgaggtgatgggggggggggaatcttctgccCCGTTGGATCCGCACAGGGCTCATTTGCACATCAGGATGAGACTTCACCGGTCGTCCCCGCTTAGAAGAGGCAGTCAGCGGGCCAGTGGGTGGATTTAGCCCCCACGCCCGTGAGAAAGTCTTACAGACAGAGATTAATTGAAAAAAACCACTCCCCTGGCGGCAACTCCGGTCCCCTCCCGAGTCCGCGCCGCTCAGTCCGAGACAGAAAGCCGGTTGAAGATAGGCAGCCTGTGGGTGCCCCCCGCCAGCCCGCCGGGGGGTGGCACCTCGAAGACAGGCGAATCAGAGCCGCTGGAGCTCTCCAGGTCAGAGAGGGAGCTGTCGGAGGGGGTTCGAGGCAGAGCGGAGGCCGTCGAGACCGGAGTCCCGGGGGCGGCAGAGAAGTAGAACGGACTGAGGGCGGCGGATTGTCCACATCGGCACGACAAGCACATTCTGGAGCCGGACGTGGCCTCGCCCAGGGTGGAATTGCGAGGGACGGGCTCCGAGTTCAGGCGGCCGAAGGTTGGAGAAAGGAGGTCGGGTGGCGGCGAGGTCGACGGAGCCCGGGCAAAGGAGGCAGGGTCAGGGAAGCCGGGCAAAGGAGATACCCGGCGGGCAGCCGGCCCCTCAGAATAGCTGACGCTCTGGCGCAAGAGTTGCGGCGAGGAGCCAGCCGAGTGGAAGCGGGCCTCCTCGGGGTAGTGGATGAAATGGCACCGAGAGCCGTAGGGGCAGTCCCCGTGATGGAAGAACTTGTGGCACAGCACCGTCTTGTACTTGGGGTGGCGGGTCAGCGTGCGCAGCTCGGTGGCGCCGTGGGCAAACTGGCACTTGGCCCCGTACTTGCACTTGCCCGTCTCGCTGAAAGTGCGACACAGCTCCGTCTTGTAGCGCGAGGAGAGGGCCGGGGCCTGGGCGCTCAGCTTGAGGGGCGGGAAGCCTGGCGGAGGGGGCGGCAGGGCCTTGCCCTCGATGAGGCTGACCGAGCGGTCCGGGCGCAGAGGGGGGCGCCGGGACTCCTCGGCCATGGGCCGCAGCTGCTCGGCGCTGGGGCTCCAGTGGCTGCGCAGGGGCCAGACCGGGGAAGGGTCCCCGCTGCTGTAGGGCGTGTCTGAGGAGCAGGCAGAGTGGCGCCGGGAGACGTGAGAGCCCGGCGCATCATGCTCTTCGCTCAGGGACAGGTTGAGCAGGTTCTGGTGGGAGAAGAAAGACAACGAGGGGTTACTCATGAGGTGTGAACCCCCCCATAGgagttgtccccccccccgctccccagcAGTTTCTCATCCTGGAGTCGGCAATCCAGGCAGAATCAAACCCTGCAAAATGACAACCTCAGATGGTCAGGGGTCCATCTTCGGGCAGACTGTGGCCGGCTGTTCTCAACTGTGTCAACAAACTCCACAGAATCCCGGCTCATCGGAGAAAGAGCCGTGGGAATCCCACCTGGTTTGAGGAagcccattcacacacacacataagccaCAAAGTGGGCACGCCCAAGATTCTCCAAAAAGATCTGGGCATGTCTGGGGTTATCGGGCGCTATCATCCACGGTTTCTCTCTCCGTGGGGGACACAGCTCCCCTCCCCGTCTTTCCCCCCTCGTAGAGGTTTCGATATTGTAGGGCAGGTTGTAGGAGAGGTGGGAAGCAAAGAAGGAATCGAGAAGGACTCCAGAAGCCAACCAGGCATTACTACGGAGCCGACGGTGACGTCAGGTTGTTTGAGACACTCTCGGTAGGTTGGGCCGGAGCTATTTTTAAACCGAATTGGGGTTGCGCCAGAGAGAAACAGCTGCTATGCGACAGCCGAGCCAGAAGCTGgcataaggggaggggggaactgcgGGGGGCAACATCATTGGCACCCGTAACGCCCACCCCCCTTGCTTCTCGGATGCAGTTATTTTTGACGCACGTTTCCTCATTTCCCTGATGGCAAGTTCTTTCACCCGACTGGAAGGCACGGCAAAATCCACCAAGAAATTATTTTAGGCACGTCTCATGGGAATGGGCTCTTTGTCGTCATCCTGGTCTGTCCCCTCTGGGCCAGGGCAGGAGAACTTCCCAGCGTGCTCCCAAACTTTATGGGGTTAATAATCATCATCATCCCCCCTCCTCCAACATGGTTTGATCATTTATTTGATGCAAACGAATTGCCTGAATTCTGTAACTCcaaaacacaccaaaaaaatcACATCTGTGATAAATAAATCAAATTAAGACCTGCCTTGATGCTAGATGGGCTACCTAGGAGATTTCTCATTTTACAAAATTAagattctagagcagtggttcccaacctttttttgaccagggaccactaggacttttttgttcggtgcagggaccccaaggttcaaaataaaaattctgagaatttgaaaataaactttaatcataactgttagttaaacattaaacttagaataatatttgaatatatatatatttataatagagaacttttaattgaaaatattaatttattatgggtttataactttgtttcgcggacccctgggggtccatggacccccggttgggaaccagtgttctagagcaAGACGGACGAGAGAGACGCCCCCCTTCTCCCCAGACAGAAGGCTCTCCCGATTGCTCTCCTTAGCAAGCCCTGCGGAGCCAGGTGTGGTACCGAGGCACAGGGGCCAAGCCCTCTGCCCCAGAAGGTATCGGTTAAGGGGACTAAAGGAAGGCGGGGAGAGCAATCAGGGTGGGTGGAAAAGCGACAGGACAGACATGCAGAGGGGTGGGGTGTAAAGTATGGGTTTGTCAAGGGCGGGGCTAACAGGGGTTGAATCCAGGCAGAGGCAGGGCGGGCGGGAGAGGGGCTCACAGTGAGGCTGCAGCGGATGATGGGAGAAAGGCGGGAGagtacttgggttgccagctctgggttgggaaattgctggagatttgaagaggaggggtttgcggaggggggggacttcaatgggaagGGACCTCGGCtgcatacaatgccatagattccaccctccaaagctgcccctTCCTGTCAtacggagatcagttgcaatagcaggagagctccaagccccacctggaggtcagcaatccTAGAAAGAACTGGTCAGAGTGTCCATCTTTGTTTGCCCTGCGTGCGCAATCCTCCTCTCCTCCGCCGTCTCCTCACCCAAGAGCCCTGCGAGGGAGATCGGGCTGAAAGATAATGACCAGCCCAAGGAGGTTTCACGGCAAGCAGACTCCGCGCCAGAGGCTCTCCAGCCCTACCCCAACACTCTCACCACTATACCAGGCTTTAAGAACCACGGGGACCAGAAACTTGAAAATAAAGCCAAGCGAGAAAGCGTCGGTGCAGAGATTTGTGGATGTCAAACAGGACGGTCCCAgtcccatcctaagcagagtcaccctTCCAGGCCCACTGATTCCCATGGTCTTAAGAGGGTGTAACTccagaggcagcgtggtgtggtggttaagagcaatggagcAATAGGGAGAACTAATCTGGAAGAACTAATctggaagaaccgggtttgattccccactcccctgcataaatcctgctgggtgaccttgggtcaggcacagctctctccgaactctctcagcccaagcggaggcaggcaatggcaaaccgcctccgaacatctctggccttgaaaaccctgttgggGTCCTGCGACTGGACAACATCCTTATGCACACAAGTCCAGTTAGGAACGACCTGCTTTCTTGCCTGGATTTTCAACTCCTGGCTTCATTCTTTTCTTCCACAAACCAAGCTCTTTTTACCTCTGTCCCACCGTGGCAAGTCTCAGCCACAGATTCAGGGGTCGCAAGCCAGACCCCAGCCCCACAAGAGAGCACATGCCTTCGTCTGATGCTTCGAATATCCCAGGGCCTTGCAGGGGTCTCCGAGGCCGGAGCATTTTTACCAAGCAAGCCAGATGTGGTTTTTTCATCTCACATCAACAGTCTGCAGTACAGAGGGAGGTGTGAACACAGGAAAGGGATGAAGAGATTAgctgaccacacacacacacacacttcctggaGAGCCAGGGTGTGCGCGCCCAGAAACCGTGCCCTCCTCCAGAATTCATAAGGCTTATTTGCAAGCGACATACCAAGCAGCACACACCACCGCCCAAACCGAAGCACCGGCAGTTTGAAAAGCTGAAGGTTTTATTTACAACACTGTCCAAATAACCAGACCAGTGCCTCTTCTGCTGAAGTTTGTAAGGCaagttgggtgggtgggtggggacacCTACTCAAACGTGTTGAAACCACAGATGAAGAATTCCCTTGGCCTGGGTTAGAAAATGAATTAAATCAGTTCCACAGCTCAGGGCAGGAACTGGTTTTGCTGTGATGCGGCTGAAGTctagaatgccccccccccaaaaaaaaacaaccatgtgAAGCAGGCAAGAGGTTAGAGGTCTAGGGGCATGTGCAGAAGGAATGGCTTCCCTGCACAACTCAGCAaccccattaaaaacaaaatccgATTCCCCCAATGAGGACAAGTACCTTTAAAAGGCCGCCTAGAACCATccctgttcttatgttcttaagcaggcTGTTTGCACCCTGTTAAGCTTCAACCCGCTTCCCCCGAAACACACCAGTTCAAAGATTTCTGAACGCCAGGAGAATCGGGAGGTAGCAATCTTGGCCGAACCTTTCGCACCCTTCAGCAGAATCCAGGGACGTGAGATAAACGGCAGCAAAGATaatttgggggaaaggggaggctgTCCCTTGGGACTGGTTCACTGTCCATTAACTGGGAGATGCTTACTGGAAACAGACTGGGGAGATCCTCCACTGGCGTTCAGCATCCCTGATAATCACTCGTGCTTAAGAGGTCCACAGCTGACCGGCCTTACCTCCTCCCCAGCTGTCTGTCGGGAAAGGCCTAGTCTATATAAATGAGGATTAGGGTTTCTAGGCCACGGAGACAGATGCAAGCCACGTAGCACCGAGGCAGACTAAGCAGATGGGCAGGGCAGCGTGTTTGAAggaaggagaattttaaaaagaaaagatgcaACTTGCAGGCCACAcaacagactttttaaaaagttcaagaGAACATGAGCCTCTTCCTACTTAGAGGCAGGCAGGCTGGTCAGCAGGAATCAAACCAAACCAGagtatttctctcttttttttttcctgtttctatCTGGGCTCCTAAATAGTTACACTGTTGTGCAACTCTGATTCATGCGCACCGCCCATTTGGTTCACCGGAGTTTGCGCAAGAGAACTTTGCGGTGGGGCCGGCCACTATTTCAAAGTCCTCAAAAACACCTCGCCCACGGAGTAGATCTGCCTGCTTATCCATTCGGGGCCGTTCCAAAGTCCCAAGGACTGCGATTCCAGACCAAGAGAAACAGACTTCTCTCTCCTTGCCTCTTGGCAGTCGCTGCCGGCTGAATTAAGCAGTCTGCTGACTACAAAACTGTGACTTTTATGGGtttttaattgttggttttattgtggtttttgtaatattttatttatattgtcagTTGCCTTTAGTTAcgcaagtgagaaaggtggctaataaatgtttaaataaaataaatacaagccAGCTTGATTTTCGGCGGCTGGATGAGGCCgacaaaaaaaaaccagaatgcTCAGCACCAGGCGTTATTCTGGCTCAGTTTCGCTCCCAATATTTGGGAGGACATTTCATGGAGACGGGTTTTTCTCAGTTTGGCTCCAGTCCCTACATTTATCACTTGGGAGATTAGCAACAAAATGCAAGCAGTTGTCTGAGGATGTCACCAacttggggggggaggcaggtctAAGAGGCAAAGACCTCCGATTAAACATCATGTTTTAAATCTTTGACCGAGCAAGGCACCCATCGATCGGTTGCTTTTTTTCTCATGCCAGTGTGGAGCCGCCCATTCTTTCCAAGACTTCTGCAAAACTCACCTTCGCCATGGAGCCTACTGACCACCCCTGAACTCCCGCCCCAAACTGACCAGAAGCCTAAATACAGGCAAATTCCTTGCCGTTCATGATTTAGGATCAGGGTGGGGGGACTTCATTAGTGCTACGCAACTCTAAAACACCATGTACAAGATACTTAATCACACCATCCTCAGCTCCTACCCTTCTGACCAGTTTAAcatctggtttcccccccccccaacatttccaaGAAATTCAAAGTTTTTGATGAAGTAAGAGAAACACACGGTTTGAATCCCAGCTGTTTCTGACAGATTAAAATCTACGCACACGTCCCAGATTTCATGGAAAAAGTGTTGTGAAATGTGGACCCCAAAACCAACTtgattttttgggaggggaggggaaatagtGTTCAGACTAAGAAAAAAAAGCTGTTTGTCAATCCAGGAAGTAAGtagtccaccccaccccccaaaaaaaatagttCCTGTTTTTTTTCCGGTCTTCTCTTAACAGAAAAACAGGCCAAGGGGGAGGAAACACAAATTGCTGTCAAGcttttttataagtttccttttgcTTCTAGAAGATCAGTCGGACGGTTCCTCAACCAACCAGATTCTAGTTTTTTTACAACAAACATCCAAATTCGCATTTTTGAACAGatttctaccccccacccccaatcatctGCTGATTCACAGGTTGTTTTGGCTTTGCCTTCCTGGGAACAAGACAACCTCACCTGTCTGAAACATTTCTCCTCTTCAGCCCCACAGAGCCAAATAAATTCATGTACAATTAGACATTACAAATAGATCTGTATTTTACCCAGGTCATCTTCTGCACTGTTCAAACTAAACGGCTTTTGTTAACTttgtctttggttttagctggggatgcttTAATTATTATCGTCAGCCGCCTTGAGCCAAGCGGAAAGGCAAGATATAGATGTTTTAATAAACCATTAATACCTTAATTTATGTAATTTAGAATCCTGAACACCAATCTTTGCTCAGTTACAAAATCCATGGAAGTCAAGGAGAAGTTTTGGGAAAGCCCAGGTAGTATATGCCAATTTTACTGATACAAAGAAGGGGCAAACCCATTCGAGTGTGTTTTTCAAAACACCTCTGGCTGAAAGCCAGAGCCAACGATGAGATGCGGAACTCTGTGGAACGCTAAAGCCTGCCTGTTTCTACCACAGAAGCCAGCCCAGGGAAACCTCTGCCATCCCCTGCCCATATCCTCCAAGACCCACCACGGCTCCTACAATTCTTGTGACCAAAAACGACGCCAAGGCCTGGGGAACTGAATATGGGCttagggtggggaaccttttttctgccaagggccatttggatatttaccgcatcatttgtgggccatacgaaattatcaacttaaaaatcagcctgctgtattcttgggcggtcctagcagctccacagtgAACGGCTCTTCTTcaagggcactggttcccaaccaggggtccgtggacccccaggggcccgcgagaactaaattaaggtccgcggaacaaacttataaacccataataaattaatattttcaattaaaagttctttattataaatatatatatattcaaatattattctaagtttaatgtttaactaacagttatgattaaagtttattttcaaatttccgggaatttttattttgaaccttggggtccccgcaccgaacaaaaaagtcctagcggtccctggtcaaaaaaaggttgggaaccactgttcaaggggggaaagggttccttttctcggcaaaacaaactcacacccgCCTCGAATAGAGGCGATTCCTGTCCgcgggggcggatcgccagtcttagatccttccgagctagagatctgccaggacccgagacgggccagaccaaatgactttgcgggcctgaagcggcccccgggccggaggttccccacccctgccttacggTGTGTATGGAGGGGCGCGCTGTTCCAAGGGGCGCGCACAGGTCCCCGTCTCAAAGCCAGCTGGAGCCGGGCAGACCGGGGAGCAGAGGCGGTTGTCAAGTGACAGGtgcaaagggagggagagggaggggaccgACGGAGGGGGGCTCCTACGGGACGCCAGCAAGCCGGGACGCCGGCCGGGAACGAAGGAGCGCTCGGGGACACCCTGGAGCTCTCCTAAGAAGGCTAGGGGGGGGGTGCGGGAAAGGTCCCCTTTGGAAGGCGGGCGGGACCCCATCCCCAACGCCCCATGCCGAACTTTCCACGGTGGGCCGGGGGCGGCGCCAGGCTGGGCGGGGACCCTGGCGAGGATCGGCGCAAGGCTGCTCGAGGATCGGCGCGAGGATCGGAGCAAGGCTGCTCGAGGATCGGGGCAAGACTCCTCGAGGATCGGAGCGAGGATCGGAGCAAGGCTGCTCGAGGATCGGAGCAAGGCTGCTCGAGGATCGGGGCAAGACTCCTCGGAGCGGCTTCCCCAGCCCCGGCTCGCATCCGCAGCCCGACCGCCGGCCGGCGGTCGGGCTGCGGATGCGAGCCGGGGCTGGGGAAGCCGCCCTGCTCCGAGGAGTCCTACCTTACTAGGCGTCCCTCCTTACCTCGTACAAAGTGCTGACGTCCAGGATGGAGCTCATGGCGGGCTGGGCGGCTGCTGCGCGGGGCCCCTGCGGCTGGGCGAGTGGCgcaaaggcggcggcggcggcggcgctctgGAGGCGCAGCAGCCCGGCCCGCCGCTTAAGTACCGCCTGGCCGCCCCGCGGGCAGAAGGGGGGGGGCCACGACGAGGAGACCCCGCCCTCCGATGAGCTCATCCCtccccgggagggggggggaggcccctGCCCGGAAAGGGCGGCCGAGCCGGCGGGAGGGAAACTGAGGCTCGCCGGCCGGGAGCGTCCGCGCGCCCCGACCGCCCGGCGGTCCGGTCGCGATCCCGAGCGCACGCCAGGGGCGAAACGGGGTCCCGATCCGGACGCGTCCTGGTCTTCTCTCGTGGGCTTTGCTTCCTTGGCCACGTCTCCGGCCGCTTGGGACCTCAAGCTACAAAAATATCACCAAAAACATATCAGATCCTATTTCAACAAAGACCTTAGTGGACAGTATATATCTCTTTTTGACTTTACCTGTTGAATTCGGATCTGCGTTATCCTTGCTTTGGTCATTCTCATGCTGGACTGTATATTGtaaacaaaaaagttttttgtTTGATACTTGTATCTAGTTGTACTTCATCTAGTTGTACTTTTGTTTGATACTTGTATCTAGTTGTACTTcagtttgtatatatatattgtatgtgtgtgtgtgtgtgtgtgtatatatatacacacacacacacatacaatatatatatatatacacacacacacacacacacactatatatatatatatacacacacacacacatacaatatatatatatatatatacacacacacacactatatatatacacacacacacacacacacacatacaatatatatacacacacacacactacatatatatatatatatatatatatatatatatatatatatatatatatatatatatatatatatatatatatatacatatatatatatacatatacatatatatatatatatatatatatatatatatatatatatatatatatataacattttgtatatatttgttacgttaaaatattgtcgaaggctgtcacggtcagagttcgttggttctcgtagggtatccgggctgtgcgaccgtggtcttggtatttgctttcctgacgtttcgccagcagctgtggccggcatcttcagaggagtcacactgaaggacagggtctttATTTCGCTTTTGCACTTTTATAAAATGCACTctgatttcattattattattactgagtgctgttttgggttgttggcggggcctggagatcccccggaacgGCGACGGATCTCCAGACAGAAGAGATCGCGTCCCCTGGAGGCAGCggcagctttggagaatggactccaCGCCTTTgtccaaggtccctcccctggaTCTCcagacccagagttggcaacccagcacCACACGCGCATGCACGCGCAGAAGCACTGGCGCGAcgggcggggggaggatggggcgCATTTTGCATGCGAGGCCAGCTGAGCACGGCGGTGGGGCGGGAGAGGTTGGTTGTGCCAAGCGATGCCACCCACCCCTCCCCGGACGTCTCCGGGGTGCCACAAGGCTCTTGGTCAGGCCACAGTGTaggcttgctaacctccaggcggggcctggagatctgcttttacaaccaatctccagactacagggtaCAGCTGCCCTGGggaaaacggctgttttggagggtgggctctatggcgtcGCATGCCTGCTAagatcctccccccaaaaaaaacccgggtctccccaggctccaccttcccccccaaatatacaggaatttctcaacctggagttggcaaccctaccagaaggaCTGTCTCCCCTGCCTTGGCACGTCTGGCCAGATCAGGCAAAGTCCTGAGTTTCTGGCCAAGagacatgcccccccccacacacgctgTCACCCAGGGCTCTGTTTCCGACAGCGGCTACCCAGAGATATTTCTCAGAAGCTGCCTTCCCTCTGTGGTGGCTCCTTTGAGGGTTTGGAGCTccaggtagactgcctctggacTGGGAGATTCTGCTGGCCTCTCATGGCTCAGACCATCCTTTGTCTCATCTTTCCATCAGGCCTTCACACTTTAAAGGCAAGATCTGAGTCCAGGAGCATCGTAAAGACgcataagatttccagggtataagctttccagaggcaAAACTCCTTTTGTCTGATGGGATGGcgtttgagcatgtgcagaggtcACAAACGGCACAAAACTAATTTGGAAATATTAAAGCGTTCTTtgtctggaaatcttgttggtctccatgGTGGTGCTGGACTCCGGCCTTGCTCGCCTACTGCAGCCCTACACGGCTACTCACCCGGAGCAGTTAAAGGGGCTTCTTTGAAAGGCGGTTTCAGTcaatccaccatccaaagcagccatttcctccagggtgaTGGATacccgtagtctggagatcagctgtaattccgggagctctccaggccccacctggaggttggcagccctgcttgCAAAGGCGCCAGGAGGACTTTCAGTTTTGAAACTGCTCCAGTCTGTGTTTTGATTTCTTGGTTCTCAGGTGACTGCGTTCTGAGTCACCACCGCCGCCTGGAGGTTTCCTGTAAGGGCCTTGCCAAGAGGTGGAGAGAACCCATCTCTGGAACCTTTCCCTTCTCCGGTTGGCGTAAAATAACTGTAAAAGCTAAGAAGGGGGAAGCAGAAAAGCGCTGAGCACCAGCGCCTGGACAGAAGGGGAAGCGTGGCCGCTGCATTTCCCCAATATTGGGCACCGTTTCCGCACTGCGGAAATAGAAACTGCACAGAAATTTGGTTTCTACGCTCTCTTGTGGCTTTTCCTCAGGGCCCTCCATGGATAAAGACACCATAAATGGTGATTCAGCGCTTACACACCATCATGAGATAGGGGAGGGATGGGGAATTCTTTGATACATTTCAAAACAAACGTCCTTTGAGAGATTGTATGTGGGTAATTGGTTTTTGGGCATTCACTGCAGTCACTGGGCACACGAGAGAGGTCTCAAAATACTAGAGTCATATGCTGGTGGCAAAGCTGTGGTTTCGTCAACTGGCATCCAAACTCAACAAAAATGAAATCCATCTTTGAAACCTCCATAATAATTGGGTGGGAAGAGATCAGCTTTCTGTTGACCAAAATGTGCCTTTCCGAGTTATTGGCTCAACTAGTGTGGCAGCTAGGGAATGTTCATGAACATTCCAACTTCCATATATGTATTTAACCAAACAACTAACTGGTTTAAAGCCCAGTTAATGGATTAAACAGTTTTCAGCATGCTACGGACCCCCACCTTCAATCATACTTTTAGCAATTTCAGAGGGAGCGAGGGGAAGTAAAGGCCTCCCTTGTACAATTCAAGAGTTAAATTGCAAACGTGCAGTTTTGGAACTGCTGGGCACGgttctttcctctcttttttttttagaccGCATAAAAATGCAGAGGTCAAATGGTCACCCGCTTTCTTTAAGCAAAGGGATTTGCGTTGTTGCTTAACATAAAACAGTAGAACTTAG
It contains:
- the LOC130475459 gene encoding mRNA decay activator protein ZFP36-like; this encodes MSSILDVSTLYENLLNLSLSEEHDAPGSHVSRRHSACSSDTPYSSGDPSPVWPLRSHWSPSAEQLRPMAEESRRPPLRPDRSVSLIEGKALPPPPPGFPPLKLSAQAPALSSRYKTELCRTFSETGKCKYGAKCQFAHGATELRTLTRHPKYKTVLCHKFFHHGDCPYGSRCHFIHYPEEARFHSAGSSPQLLRQSVSYSEGPAARRVSPLPGFPDPASFARAPSTSPPPDLLSPTFGRLNSEPVPRNSTLGEATSGSRMCLSCRCGQSAALSPFYFSAAPGTPVSTASALPRTPSDSSLSDLESSSGSDSPVFEVPPPGGLAGGTHRLPIFNRLSVSD